A stretch of DNA from Saccharospirillum mangrovi:
GACCGAGAAAGACGTTTTCGTAAACGCTGAGTGTCGGCACCAGATTGAATTCCTGTGGAATCATGGCGATGCCTAATTGACGTGCACGAATCGGGTCGAGCCGGTCGTAACGTCGGCCGTCAATTTCCAACTGGCCGACACTGGGCTGATACACACCGCTGATTAATTTCAACAGCGTGCTTTTGCCAGCGCCGTTTTCACCCAAAATGCCGAGCACTTCGCCAGGGCGAATATCAAGGTTGATGTCGCGTAACACCGTGACCGGACCAAAGCGTTTGCCCAGGCCGTGCAAGCGAATCGGGGCGTCGGTCATGCGGCACCTCCGAGCGGCGTCCAGGCGCCGTTGGCCTGGTTCGATTGCAAGGTGGCTTCAATAAAGCGCAAGCCATCGACGCCGGTGCTGTGGTCCGGTAACCAGCCGCCGTCGGCCTGGCCCGACACACCATCGGCCAGCGCCTGATACAGATTGGCGAAGCCTTCCAGATAACCTTCGGGATGGCCCGGCGGCAGGCGCACGCTGCGGCCGGCGTCGGCGCCAATGCGATCGGCGCGGCGGGTTAAACGTTGCGCCGCACCGTGCAGGGGTGCGAACCACAATTCATTCGGGTTTTCCTGCGCCCAGGCAAGCGATGCGGTCTCGCCGATCACTCGGATGCGCAAGGCATTTTCAAAACCCGGCGATGTCTGGCTGGCCCACAACATGCCTTTGGCGCCGCCTTCAAAACGCAGCAGGGCGTGCACGTTGTCATCCAACGTACGACCGGAAACCATGGCCGATAAATCGGCGCTGACGGCATTCAATTTCAAGCCGGAAATAAAACACGCCAACTGAAACGCATGGGTGCCGATGTCGCCCAAAGCACCGGCGGCACCGGCGCGTTTTGGGTCGAGCCGCCAGGCGGCTTGTTTGTTATCGGCATCCGGCACTTCGCTGAGCCAGTCCTGAACGTATTCCACCTGCACGCTGCGGATGCGACCGAGTTCGCCGCGCAGCACCAAATCACGCGCGTGCTGCACCAGCGGATAACCGCAATAGTTGTGCATCAACACCAACCGCGAGCGGCTGTTCTGCAAGCGCTTCGCCAGGTCTTCGGCTTCTTTGAGCGTGACCGTCATCGGCTTTTCGCACACCACGTCCAGGCCGGCTTCGATGCAGGCGCAGGCGATGTCGTAATGCGAATGATTGGGCGTGGTGATGGCAACCACCTGAGCGCCATCGGCGCGTTGCGCTTCGGCGTTTACCAGTTGCTGGTAGTCGTCGTAGCAACGGCTTGGGTCGAGCAACAATTCGGCGGCAGTCTGACGATTGGCCTCGGCCCGGGTGCTGAAAACACCCGCGACCAATTCGTAGCGGTCATCAAGCCGGGTGGCGAAGCGGTGCACGGCACCGATCATCGAGCCCGGCCCGCCGCCAATCATGGCCAGACGCAGGCGTGGAGAAGCAGTCATTTTTGTTCCCTGTTTTTTTGTCGTTGTTTTAGGTCAACACGGTTTAAATATTCGGCGATTTATTGGGCGCTTTTGTGCGCCTAAGACAGCCCGAGTAATTTTTTATTGGCGTCGGCATCGATGCCGCTGGCGGCAAAATCGTCAAACGCTTTATCGGTTACTTGAATGATGTGTTCGGCCACAAAGCGCGCGCCTTCAGTGGCACCTTGCACCGGATGCTTCAGCGCGCATTCCCATTCAATAACCGCCCAACCGGAAAAATCGTACTGCGCCAGGCGGGAAAAAATGCCGTTAAAATCCACCTGGCCGTCGCCGAGTGAGCGGAACCGGCCGGCGCGATCGATCCAGTTTTCATAACCGCCATACACGCCTTGCAACGCCGTCGGATTGAACTCGGCATCTTTGACGTGAAACATCTTGATGCGGTCTTTGAAATGATCGATGAACGCCAGATAGTCGAGTTGTTGCAGCACGAAATGCGACGGGTCAAACAGGATGCAGCAACGCGGATGGTGATCAACCGCCGCCAGAAAACGCTCAAACGTAGCGCCGTCGTGCAGGTCTTCACCGGGGTGAATTTCGTAACACAGATCGACACCGGCGGCATCGAACGCATCCAGAATCGGCTTCCAGCGCTTGGCTAATTCTTCAAAACCCGTCTCAACCAAACCGGCCGGCCGCTGCGGCCAGGGATACAAAAACGGCCACAACAGCGCGCCCGAAAACGTGGCGTGCGCGGTTAAACCCAGGTTCTGACTCGCCTTGGCTGCCAGCAATAATTGTTCAACCGCCCAGGCTTGACGCTGCGCCGGTTTGCCGCGCAGATGTTCCGGCGCAAAGCCATCAAACAAATTGTCATAGGCCGGATGCACCGCCACTAACTGACCTTGCAAATGCGTTGATAATTCGGTGATGACCAGGCCATGTTTTGCCAGCCGCGCCTGAATGTCGCGGCAGTAATCCAGATCAGTAGCGGCGCGTTCCAAATCGAAAAAGCGGGTGTCACCCGTCGGCATCTGCACGCCTTTGAAACCCAGGCTGGCGGCCCATTCGGCAATGCTGTCGAGGCTGTTGAACGGTGCTTCGTCGCTGATGTACTGAGCAAGAAAAAGGGCGGGACCCTGGATGGTTTTCATGGTGTCTGGCCTTGAATTTTTGTTGTTATGTAATGGATTACATTACAGCAAAGGCCATTCTGAGCGTCAATGCCGAGATTGAAAAAATTTTCACGCCGGCCTTAAGCCCAATTTATAAGGGGCTTACTCACAAACCCCCGGGGAAATCACGGGCATCGCCATCCGCGCTTATCGGCGGTTAATTTGTAAAATGTAACGGTTTACATTATGTTGCAGAGCGTCCGATGCGGCCCGCCGCCTCGTGGTATCATCGCTGCGATCCAATCGTTATCGCTTTAACGCATCATCGGATCAGCGACTCGAACAACCGTACAAGCAGACAGCCACCATGCCGACCATCAAAGACGTTGCCCTAGCCGCCGGCTGTTCCACCGCCACTGTGTCCCGCGCTTTGGCCGCACCGGAAAAAGTGACCGAAGCGACGCGTCTGCGCGTTGCGCAAGCCATCGCCGAAGTCGGTTATTCGCCCAACGTGGCCGCGCGCAATTTGCGCCGCAGCGAATCCAAAACCATCGTGGTGTTGCTGCCCGACATCGCCAATCCGTTCTTTTCTGAAATCATCGCCGGTCTGGAAGAAGTGGCGCACCGCGCCGGTTATCAGGTGCTGCTGGGCGATTGCGAAAACGACCCCAACCGCGCCCAGGCTTATTTCGATTTACTGCCGACCAACCAGGCCGACGGCATCATTCTGATGACGTCCAAAGTACCGCGTCCGCTGCTGCAACAACGCCGCGCGCAAACGCCGTTTCCGTTGGTCATGGCCTGTGAATACATTGACGATCTGTCATTGCCGACGGTGTGCATCGACAACCGCCTGGCCGCCGAACGCGCCGTAGAATATTTGTTGTCACTCGGCCATGAACGCATTGCCACCATCGCCGGGCCAAGCAATAACCCCATCTGTCGGGATCGCATTCAAGGCTTCGAGGCGGAGTTGCAACGCGCCGGTTTGAACCCGCGCACCGACTGGGTGGTTGAAGGCGATTTCAGCTTTCTGTCCGGTTATCAGCAAGGCCGCATTCTGCTCGACCGGCCGGCCGAAACGCGGCCGACGGCGGTGTTTTGTCACAGCGATGAAATGGCCATCGGCTTGCTGAAAGCGGCGCGCGATTTGAACGTCTCAGTGCCGGCCGAGGTGTCGGTCATCGGTTTCGACAACATCGGCTTCAGCGAATACTGCGAACCGGAACTGACCACCATCAGCCAGCCGCGCGACGACATTGGCCGCAGCGCCATGCGCCTGCTGCTGGACATCCTCGCGCAGCGCCAGGTGCCGATGCAGCAGACGCTCTCCACCCAGTTGATTGTGCGCGACAGCACCGCCCGCGCCCCGGCCTGACGCTCGCCCAGCGGAAAGCGGCGTTCCCGACCAACGGGCGCTGAGCTGCTAAACTGACCACTCATGGTTGCTGATCGAGACACCAGATGCAGCAGTGGTACCGGCCCTCAGTGATTATTTTGCTGTTTGCGATGCTTGGCCCCGTGCGGGCCGAACCGCCAGCGACCATTGTTTTGGCAATGGCCGAATTGCCTGGCGTCTACAGCGTCGACACTGAATCCGATCCGCCGCGACTGTCCGGTTCGATTGGCGAACTGCAAAATGTGTTATTCGATTCCCTGTCGGACGACTTTCAACTGCACCCCGTCGCCATGCTCGTACCGCGCCTGCTACGGGAACTGCAAACGCACGACAACGTCTGCACCGGCATTTTGTTTCGCACCCCGGAACGCGAAACTTACCTGTACTTTTCCCACCCCTACATCGTGATTCCAACGCCGCAAATTGCGCTGACCGAGCACGGCTGGAATCTGCTCGGCCGGCCCGACGACCTATCGTTGGCCGACTTGGTTCAGCACCCGCAGTTACAAGGCTTGAGAGTCGCCGACCGATCGTACGGCCCCTACGCCGACGCCCAATTGGACGCGGCCGTAAACCCGCCAATTGTGGTCACTGGCTCATCCAATGCCATGCGCATGCTGGCCGGTGGTCGGGCGGATTTTCTGATTGAATACCCGGTGGTCATCGCCAACACCCTGGGCGAGAAAACCGACGCTTTGCGCTTTGTCACCATCGAACACAGTGCGCCTTTTATCGACGTCGCCATCGCCTGTTCCCGCTCCGAACTGGGCGCTGCTTTCGTTGCGGCCGTTAATGAACGGCTGACGACGCTGGTCAACGACCCGCACTATCAGGCGCTAAATCTGGAGGTTGCGCCTAAGCAGATGCAACCCGGTCTGGCGCAGTTGTTTCAGCAAAAGATTTAGACACCCCGCCTTGAGTAAATGGGAACCCGTTGGCTGTCCATCTGATTAACAGTTGCTAAACTTCAGGCATCTCAACGTTGTCGGAAATCGCTGATGAGACCGCTGATCTGCGCAGGCCTCGCATTCGTGCTGTCCCTTTCCCCGCTGGCTCAGGCTGAAACTCGCATTATCTGGGCGGTCAGTGAACTCAC
This window harbors:
- a CDS encoding transporter substrate-binding domain-containing protein, which codes for MQQWYRPSVIILLFAMLGPVRAEPPATIVLAMAELPGVYSVDTESDPPRLSGSIGELQNVLFDSLSDDFQLHPVAMLVPRLLRELQTHDNVCTGILFRTPERETYLYFSHPYIVIPTPQIALTEHGWNLLGRPDDLSLADLVQHPQLQGLRVADRSYGPYADAQLDAAVNPPIVVTGSSNAMRMLAGGRADFLIEYPVVIANTLGEKTDALRFVTIEHSAPFIDVAIACSRSELGAAFVAAVNERLTTLVNDPHYQALNLEVAPKQMQPGLAQLFQQKI
- a CDS encoding sugar phosphate isomerase/epimerase family protein, with the protein product MKTIQGPALFLAQYISDEAPFNSLDSIAEWAASLGFKGVQMPTGDTRFFDLERAATDLDYCRDIQARLAKHGLVITELSTHLQGQLVAVHPAYDNLFDGFAPEHLRGKPAQRQAWAVEQLLLAAKASQNLGLTAHATFSGALLWPFLYPWPQRPAGLVETGFEELAKRWKPILDAFDAAGVDLCYEIHPGEDLHDGATFERFLAAVDHHPRCCILFDPSHFVLQQLDYLAFIDHFKDRIKMFHVKDAEFNPTALQGVYGGYENWIDRAGRFRSLGDGQVDFNGIFSRLAQYDFSGWAVIEWECALKHPVQGATEGARFVAEHIIQVTDKAFDDFAASGIDADANKKLLGLS
- a CDS encoding Gfo/Idh/MocA family protein; protein product: MTASPRLRLAMIGGGPGSMIGAVHRFATRLDDRYELVAGVFSTRAEANRQTAAELLLDPSRCYDDYQQLVNAEAQRADGAQVVAITTPNHSHYDIACACIEAGLDVVCEKPMTVTLKEAEDLAKRLQNSRSRLVLMHNYCGYPLVQHARDLVLRGELGRIRSVQVEYVQDWLSEVPDADNKQAAWRLDPKRAGAAGALGDIGTHAFQLACFISGLKLNAVSADLSAMVSGRTLDDNVHALLRFEGGAKGMLWASQTSPGFENALRIRVIGETASLAWAQENPNELWFAPLHGAAQRLTRRADRIGADAGRSVRLPPGHPEGYLEGFANLYQALADGVSGQADGGWLPDHSTGVDGLRFIEATLQSNQANGAWTPLGGAA
- a CDS encoding LacI family DNA-binding transcriptional regulator; protein product: MPTIKDVALAAGCSTATVSRALAAPEKVTEATRLRVAQAIAEVGYSPNVAARNLRRSESKTIVVLLPDIANPFFSEIIAGLEEVAHRAGYQVLLGDCENDPNRAQAYFDLLPTNQADGIILMTSKVPRPLLQQRRAQTPFPLVMACEYIDDLSLPTVCIDNRLAAERAVEYLLSLGHERIATIAGPSNNPICRDRIQGFEAELQRAGLNPRTDWVVEGDFSFLSGYQQGRILLDRPAETRPTAVFCHSDEMAIGLLKAARDLNVSVPAEVSVIGFDNIGFSEYCEPELTTISQPRDDIGRSAMRLLLDILAQRQVPMQQTLSTQLIVRDSTARAPA